One genomic segment of Mycolicibacterium psychrotolerans includes these proteins:
- a CDS encoding class I adenylate-forming enzyme family protein, translating into MSISLLLEMAASADPDRTAVVDDDTRFTTGELSALADGGAQVIASSGARHVAYVGTGGAMLPLLLFASARAAIPVTPLNYRLSADGLRALLDRLPDPLVVVDDEYRTAVGDGYRVLGSAEFRSAAGETEPGPDVPVFADPDAVAVVLFTSGTTSTPKAVELTHNNLTSYITGTVEFASAEPGDAALICVPPYHIAGVGAALSNLYAGRKMVYLRHFDAEEWVRLVIDEGVTSATVVPTMLDRIVSVLAARAVTLPTLRTLAYGGSKVPLPLVRKALALLPAVGFVNAYGLTETSSTIAVLTPDDHRAALAAGDETAIRRLGSVGRPVPGIEVEIRADDGTVVGPDEPGELFVRGEQVSGKYTDIGSVLDENGWFPTRDVAYLDGEGYLFIGGRSDDTIIRGGENIAPAEIEDVLVEHPHVRDCAVVGADDPEWGQIIVAVVVAHQGTEPDSEDLRAHVRAQLRGSRTPDRVVFRDELPTNATGKVLRRELVDELNAVVNAASKESA; encoded by the coding sequence ATGAGTATCTCCCTGCTGCTGGAAATGGCCGCGTCGGCCGATCCCGATCGGACGGCGGTGGTCGACGACGACACCCGGTTCACCACCGGCGAATTGAGCGCGCTGGCCGACGGCGGCGCGCAGGTGATCGCCTCCTCCGGCGCCCGGCACGTCGCTTATGTCGGCACGGGCGGCGCGATGCTCCCCCTTCTGCTGTTCGCCTCGGCCCGCGCCGCGATACCGGTCACGCCGCTGAACTACCGGCTCTCCGCCGACGGCCTGCGCGCGCTTCTCGATCGCCTGCCCGACCCGCTCGTCGTCGTGGACGACGAGTACCGGACGGCCGTCGGCGACGGGTACCGCGTGCTGGGATCCGCCGAATTCCGTTCCGCGGCAGGCGAAACGGAGCCCGGCCCGGACGTTCCGGTGTTCGCCGATCCCGATGCCGTCGCGGTCGTCCTGTTCACCTCGGGCACCACGTCCACGCCGAAGGCCGTCGAACTCACCCACAACAACCTGACCAGTTACATCACCGGCACCGTCGAATTCGCCTCCGCGGAACCGGGAGACGCCGCGTTGATCTGTGTGCCGCCCTACCACATCGCCGGGGTGGGCGCGGCCCTGTCGAACCTGTACGCGGGCCGGAAGATGGTGTATCTCAGACACTTCGACGCCGAGGAATGGGTGCGGCTGGTGATCGACGAGGGGGTGACGTCGGCCACGGTGGTGCCCACGATGCTCGACCGCATCGTCTCGGTCCTCGCGGCACGAGCCGTCACGCTGCCCACGCTGCGCACGCTGGCCTACGGCGGCTCGAAAGTGCCGTTGCCGTTGGTGCGCAAGGCGCTCGCGCTGTTGCCCGCGGTCGGCTTCGTCAACGCCTACGGTCTGACCGAGACCAGTTCCACCATCGCCGTGCTCACTCCAGACGACCACCGCGCCGCACTCGCCGCCGGCGACGAGACGGCCATTCGCCGGCTCGGATCGGTGGGCCGGCCCGTGCCCGGCATCGAGGTCGAGATCCGCGCAGACGACGGGACCGTGGTCGGCCCCGACGAACCCGGGGAACTGTTCGTGCGCGGTGAGCAGGTGTCGGGTAAATACACCGACATCGGTTCCGTCCTCGACGAGAACGGCTGGTTCCCGACCAGGGACGTCGCCTACCTCGACGGCGAGGGATACCTGTTCATCGGCGGCCGCTCCGACGACACCATCATCCGCGGCGGTGAGAACATCGCGCCCGCCGAGATCGAGGACGTTCTCGTCGAGCATCCGCATGTCCGCGACTGCGCTGTCGTCGGCGCCGATGATCCCGAATGGGGTCAGATCATCGTCGCTGTGGTCGTCGCCCATCAGGGCACCGAGCCCGACAGCGAGGACCTGCGCGCCCATGTCCGCGCGCAGTTGCGCGGATCCCGCACTCCCGACCGGGTGGTGTTCCGGGACGAACTGCCCACCAACGCCACCGGCAAGGTGCTGCGACGGGAACTGGTCGACGAATTGAACGCCGTAGTGAACGCCGCATCGAAGGAGTCCGCATGA
- a CDS encoding SDR family oxidoreductase, which produces MSDESTESLFTDRTMVVSGGSRGIGLAIALGAARRGANVVLLAKTADPHPRLPGTVHTAVAEVEAAGGKAVAVVGDVRREDDVSRVVDTAVAHFGGIDIVVNNASAIATEPTEALSAKKFDLMMDINVRGTFLLTQAALPHLRKSDNPHVLTLAPPLNMNPHWLGAHPSYTLSKYGMTLLSLGWAEEFRGERDGAGIGFSCLWPQTYIATSAVANLPGGDDLVDASRSPDIMGDAAVAILARPAAEVNGRTFIDADVLTAAGLTDLSTYGGGDDPMWDIFLDKS; this is translated from the coding sequence ATGTCCGACGAATCGACCGAGTCGCTGTTCACTGACCGCACCATGGTGGTGTCGGGAGGCAGTCGCGGGATCGGCCTGGCCATCGCGCTGGGCGCGGCACGCCGCGGGGCCAACGTGGTGCTGCTGGCCAAGACTGCGGACCCACACCCCCGCCTACCGGGCACCGTGCACACCGCGGTCGCCGAGGTCGAGGCCGCTGGAGGCAAGGCCGTGGCGGTGGTCGGCGACGTCCGCCGCGAGGACGACGTCTCGCGCGTCGTGGACACCGCCGTCGCGCACTTCGGCGGCATCGACATCGTCGTGAACAACGCGAGCGCGATCGCCACCGAGCCGACCGAGGCGCTCTCGGCCAAGAAGTTCGACCTGATGATGGACATCAACGTCCGCGGCACCTTCCTGCTCACCCAGGCGGCGCTGCCGCATCTGCGCAAGTCGGACAACCCTCACGTGCTCACGCTGGCGCCGCCGCTGAACATGAACCCGCACTGGCTCGGTGCGCACCCGTCCTACACGCTGTCCAAGTACGGCATGACGCTGCTGTCGCTGGGGTGGGCCGAGGAGTTCCGCGGCGAACGCGACGGGGCGGGCATCGGCTTCAGTTGCCTGTGGCCGCAGACCTACATCGCGACCTCTGCGGTGGCCAACCTCCCCGGGGGCGACGACCTCGTCGACGCCTCACGCAGCCCGGACATCATGGGCGACGCCGCGGTGGCGATCCTCGCCAGGCCCGCCGCCGAGGTGAACGGCCGGACGTTCATCGATGCCGACGTGCTCACCGCCGCAGGCCTCACGGATCTCTCGACGTACGGCGGCGGGGACGACCCCATGTGGGATATCTTCCTGGACAAGTCATGA
- a CDS encoding methylmalonyl-CoA mutase family protein has product MSDPVQTPSGLPLEPVYGPADRAGDPPPPGTYPFTRGNFASGYRGKTWTFRQYSGFGTAEESNRRYRYLLDQGGTGLSVALDLPTQCGYDSDDPEYGEEVGRVGVAVDTLADAEILFEDIPLDAISTSFTINGTAAILLAFYVAAAEKKGVPREKLTGTIQNDILKEYASRGTWIWPPEPSLRLIADTIEFCADEVPRFNAISVAGAHFRDAGANAVQEMAFTLADGVTYCDTVVERGRMTIDKFAPQISFFFYTHGDFFEEIAKYRAGRRRWATLVRERYGATTDKASMFRFGCVAGGASLYAPQAQNNLVRVAYEAMAAVLGGVQSMFTAAWDEPFALPSEESATLALRTQQILAYETGVTKVADPLGGSYFVEALTDATEEKIVEIMRDLEAHGGMVRCIEDGYLQGLIADEAYTIHQEVESGVRPVVGVNRFVTDEPPPEIATYELDAEGRDLQLKRLVKVKADRDAVGVRHALAALAKSAEGTDNLMHTLIDCANAYCTVGEIVSTLKSVWGEFVQPVVF; this is encoded by the coding sequence ATGAGCGACCCAGTACAGACACCCTCCGGGCTGCCGCTGGAGCCCGTGTACGGACCGGCCGACCGGGCCGGCGATCCGCCGCCGCCGGGCACGTATCCGTTCACCCGCGGCAACTTCGCGTCGGGCTATCGCGGCAAGACGTGGACATTCCGGCAGTACTCCGGCTTCGGCACGGCCGAGGAGTCCAACCGGCGGTACCGGTACCTGCTCGACCAGGGAGGCACCGGACTGTCCGTGGCGCTCGACCTGCCCACCCAGTGCGGCTACGACTCCGACGACCCCGAGTACGGCGAGGAAGTCGGCCGGGTCGGCGTGGCCGTGGACACGCTCGCCGACGCCGAGATCCTGTTCGAGGACATCCCGCTGGACGCCATCAGCACCAGCTTCACGATCAACGGCACCGCAGCGATCCTGCTGGCGTTCTACGTGGCCGCGGCCGAGAAGAAGGGCGTGCCGCGTGAGAAGCTCACCGGCACCATCCAGAACGACATCCTCAAGGAGTACGCGTCCCGCGGCACCTGGATCTGGCCGCCCGAACCGTCGCTGCGGTTGATCGCCGACACGATCGAATTCTGCGCCGACGAGGTACCGAGATTCAACGCGATCTCGGTGGCCGGCGCGCACTTCCGCGACGCGGGCGCCAACGCCGTCCAGGAGATGGCGTTCACGCTGGCCGACGGCGTCACCTACTGCGACACCGTGGTCGAGCGCGGCCGGATGACGATCGACAAGTTCGCGCCGCAGATCTCGTTCTTCTTCTACACCCACGGCGACTTCTTCGAGGAGATCGCGAAGTACCGGGCGGGCCGGCGGCGCTGGGCGACGCTGGTGCGGGAGCGCTACGGTGCCACCACCGACAAGGCGTCGATGTTCCGCTTCGGCTGCGTGGCCGGTGGTGCGTCGCTGTACGCGCCCCAGGCGCAGAACAATCTGGTCCGCGTCGCCTACGAGGCGATGGCCGCGGTGCTCGGCGGTGTGCAGTCGATGTTCACCGCGGCGTGGGACGAGCCGTTCGCGCTGCCCAGTGAGGAATCCGCGACGCTCGCGCTGCGGACCCAGCAGATCCTGGCGTACGAAACCGGTGTCACCAAAGTCGCCGATCCGCTGGGCGGTTCGTATTTCGTGGAGGCGCTCACCGATGCCACCGAGGAGAAGATCGTCGAGATCATGCGCGATCTCGAGGCGCACGGCGGCATGGTGCGCTGCATCGAGGACGGCTATCTGCAGGGTTTGATCGCCGACGAGGCCTACACGATCCACCAGGAGGTCGAATCGGGCGTCCGTCCCGTCGTCGGCGTGAACAGGTTCGTGACCGACGAGCCGCCGCCTGAGATCGCGACCTACGAACTCGACGCCGAGGGAAGGGATCTGCAGCTCAAGCGGCTCGTGAAGGTCAAGGCCGATCGCGATGCCGTCGGGGTCCGGCACGCCCTGGCGGCGCTCGCGAAATCGGCGGAAGGCACGGACAATCTCATGCACACGCTGATCGACTGCGCCAACGCCTACTGCACGGTCGGCGAGATCGTGTCGACGCTGAAGTCGGTGTGGGGCGAGTTCGTCCAGCCGGTGGTGTTCTGA
- a CDS encoding cobalamin B12-binding domain-containing protein, whose translation MTTRVLVAKPGLDGHDRGAKIVARTLRDAGFEVIYTGIRQRIEDIVSIALQEDVALVGLSILSGAHVALTQRTVDALRAADAGDIAVVVGGTIPQGDVQKLLDAGAAAVFPTGTPLEDLVRDVRELTKETAEQ comes from the coding sequence ATGACCACCCGGGTGCTCGTCGCCAAGCCCGGTCTGGACGGCCACGATCGCGGCGCGAAGATCGTCGCGCGCACGTTGCGCGACGCGGGTTTCGAGGTGATCTACACCGGCATCCGCCAGCGGATCGAGGACATCGTGTCGATCGCACTGCAGGAAGACGTTGCGCTGGTGGGTCTTTCCATTCTCTCCGGTGCCCACGTCGCTTTGACCCAACGCACCGTCGACGCCCTGCGGGCGGCCGACGCGGGCGACATCGCCGTCGTCGTCGGCGGCACCATCCCGCAGGGCGACGTGCAGAAACTGCTCGACGCGGGAGCGGCCGCGGTCTTCCCGACGGGGACCCCGCTCGAGGATCTGGTGCGCGACGTGCGTGAACTGACCAAGGAAACCGCCGAGCAGTGA
- a CDS encoding LLM class F420-dependent oxidoreductase: protein MRLGVMIGAERGDMARKVAKLVSDIQWAESAGLDTAWMPQVPNDFDCLTMVALMAAHTTRIELGTAVVPLQAQHPVALARQALSVHAMASGRLALGVGPSHHWIVRDMLGLPYDKPAAYTRDYLEVLDAALAGPGDVDVENASFTVHNPTALAADTPLPVLVAALGPVMLQIAGERADGTVLWMADEKAIGEHIAPKITKAAADAGRPAPRIVAGIPVCLCANSEIDAAKERANRILAEAETSPNYQRLLDRGDARTVGDLCAAGDMEQILRRFRMFADAGVTDLSVRLLPIGDTRDELVASKYRTRDVIAELAKAVQ from the coding sequence ATGAGACTCGGCGTGATGATCGGGGCTGAGCGCGGGGACATGGCGCGCAAGGTCGCGAAGCTGGTGTCCGACATCCAATGGGCGGAGTCCGCGGGCCTGGACACCGCATGGATGCCCCAGGTGCCCAACGACTTCGACTGCCTGACCATGGTCGCGCTGATGGCCGCCCACACGACGCGGATCGAACTCGGCACCGCTGTCGTGCCGCTGCAGGCCCAGCATCCCGTCGCGCTTGCCCGCCAAGCGCTTTCGGTGCATGCGATGGCTTCCGGACGGCTCGCGCTCGGAGTGGGCCCGTCGCACCACTGGATCGTGCGCGACATGCTGGGCCTGCCCTACGACAAGCCCGCGGCCTATACCCGCGACTATCTCGAGGTGCTCGACGCCGCACTCGCCGGTCCCGGCGACGTCGACGTCGAGAACGCGTCGTTCACCGTGCACAACCCGACGGCGCTGGCCGCCGACACCCCGCTTCCGGTGCTGGTGGCCGCGCTCGGACCGGTCATGCTGCAGATCGCCGGTGAGCGGGCCGACGGCACCGTGCTGTGGATGGCCGACGAGAAGGCGATCGGCGAGCACATCGCACCGAAGATCACCAAGGCCGCCGCCGACGCCGGGCGGCCCGCACCGCGCATCGTGGCCGGAATCCCGGTGTGTCTGTGCGCCAACAGCGAGATCGACGCGGCCAAGGAGCGCGCGAACCGCATCCTGGCCGAGGCCGAGACGTCGCCGAACTATCAGCGGCTGCTGGACCGCGGCGACGCGCGCACCGTCGGCGACCTCTGCGCTGCCGGCGACATGGAGCAGATCCTGCGACGATTCCGCATGTTCGCCGACGCCGGCGTCACCGATCTGTCGGTGCGACTGCTGCCCATCGGCGACACCCGGGACGAACTGGTGGCGTCGAAGTACCGCACCCGCGACGTGATCGCAGAGCTCGCCAAGGCCGTGCAGTGA
- a CDS encoding CaiB/BaiF CoA transferase family protein: MSSGGPLAGIRVLEVGVMLAGPYATMMLADLGAEVIKIEPPGGEISRQVSDSYFASLNRNKQSVCLDLRSIEGRQRLGELVADSHALLVNMKPSAIRRLGLTYESLRQYNEGIVCVALTGYGLDGGDDPAFDYVIQASTGVAAMTGDPEGPPTLPGYSSADNSTGLTAALGLLAQIVSGRGGQVDVSLRDVMLSQLNYRAAAHLNDGVAPHRHPYGAHSYYVPAQLFPTADGYLALFITHDAFWAAFAAEAGITGFPTMAERASRREEVLEVVGAVLATDTAVHWEARLRPLGIPVSAVRSLPEALAATPEALVTAGDFRLVGTPIRIANHHPEYRPPPRLDEHAQTTHSS, encoded by the coding sequence GTGAGTAGTGGAGGCCCGCTGGCCGGCATCCGCGTCCTGGAGGTCGGTGTCATGCTGGCGGGTCCGTACGCCACGATGATGCTCGCCGATCTCGGCGCCGAGGTGATCAAGATCGAGCCGCCGGGCGGTGAGATCTCACGCCAGGTCAGCGACAGCTACTTCGCGAGCCTGAACCGCAACAAGCAGAGTGTCTGCCTGGATCTGCGGTCCATCGAGGGCAGGCAGCGGCTCGGCGAGCTGGTCGCGGATTCCCATGCGCTGCTGGTCAACATGAAGCCGTCGGCGATCCGGCGGCTGGGCCTGACCTATGAGTCGCTGCGACAGTACAACGAGGGCATCGTGTGCGTGGCGCTGACGGGCTACGGGCTCGACGGCGGGGATGACCCGGCGTTCGACTACGTGATCCAGGCGTCGACGGGGGTGGCGGCGATGACCGGTGATCCGGAGGGGCCGCCGACGCTGCCCGGGTATTCGTCGGCCGACAATTCGACAGGACTCACCGCGGCACTCGGTCTGCTGGCGCAAATCGTGTCCGGCCGCGGGGGACAGGTCGACGTGTCGCTGCGCGACGTCATGCTCTCGCAGCTGAACTACCGCGCCGCCGCGCACCTCAACGACGGCGTCGCGCCGCACCGGCACCCGTACGGTGCACACTCGTATTACGTTCCGGCGCAGCTTTTTCCGACCGCCGACGGGTATCTCGCGCTGTTCATCACCCACGACGCGTTCTGGGCGGCCTTCGCCGCCGAGGCAGGCATCACGGGCTTTCCGACCATGGCCGAGCGTGCGTCTCGGCGCGAAGAGGTCCTCGAGGTGGTCGGCGCCGTGCTCGCGACGGACACCGCCGTGCATTGGGAGGCCAGGCTACGGCCGCTGGGCATCCCGGTGTCAGCGGTGCGGTCGCTGCCCGAGGCGTTGGCCGCGACCCCCGAGGCTTTGGTCACCGCGGGCGATTTCCGGTTGGTGGGCACCCCCATCCGGATCGCGAACCACCATCCCGAGTACCGTCCGCCGCCCCGCCTCGACGAACACGCTCAGACCACTCACTCGTCGTAG
- a CDS encoding 2Fe-2S iron-sulfur cluster-binding protein translates to MTIQLDGSTASVPTRPGETLLDSARRAGMGPPFSCEAGNCGTCMALLKTGRATMRVNDALTEDEVEEGYVLTCQAVPDTLDVTVTYDE, encoded by the coding sequence GTGACCATCCAGCTGGACGGAAGCACCGCATCCGTGCCCACCAGGCCCGGTGAGACATTGCTCGACAGCGCCCGCCGCGCCGGCATGGGGCCGCCCTTCTCCTGCGAGGCGGGCAACTGCGGTACGTGCATGGCGCTGCTGAAGACCGGCCGGGCCACGATGCGGGTCAACGACGCGCTGACCGAGGACGAGGTCGAGGAGGGATACGTGCTGACCTGCCAGGCGGTTCCCGACACCCTCGACGTGACGGTCACCTACGACGAGTGA
- a CDS encoding class I adenylate-forming enzyme family protein codes for MSEPMALAFGERQYRLADLDALAAAMAAELRGRGVGPSSRVAVMSSNRPEFVVALRAIRRLGSAAVLLSPAWKQAEVGHALSLTRPAYAVGDQPVLAEAMPMLHLDEPLRSASCPPEATDPGADAVLVFSSGTTGMPKAVRHTHASLAAAVRHWRGALRLTPADRLQVMTPPSHILGLLNIVTALDSGAWIRLHPRFDIDTMLRHIDADRITIDMAVAPIALALAAHPGLEAHDLSSLRYLMWCATPVTTSVAQAVTERTGVAWVTAYGASELPVITCNDLPAARLDTVGRAVDGVHVRVVDPETGTPLGAGADGEIQVRSEAAMAGYLPESSTAEAFSEGWYRTGDIGNLDADGHLRITDRAREMIKVRGFQVAPAEIEAVLHGHAAVEDCAVFGVPAPDGEAIVAAVTVSRTVDPDALIAVVADRLASYKRPSRVLIVDEIPRLPSGKVLRRVLREREMGACAKSGGSCGRPSDQ; via the coding sequence GTGAGTGAGCCGATGGCGCTCGCCTTCGGGGAACGGCAGTACAGGCTCGCCGACCTCGACGCCCTGGCCGCGGCGATGGCCGCCGAACTCCGCGGGCGTGGAGTGGGTCCGTCGTCGCGGGTCGCCGTGATGTCGTCGAACCGGCCGGAATTCGTTGTCGCGCTGCGGGCGATCCGGCGCCTGGGGTCGGCGGCGGTGCTGCTCAGTCCCGCGTGGAAGCAGGCGGAGGTCGGCCACGCGCTTTCGCTGACCCGGCCGGCGTACGCCGTGGGCGACCAGCCGGTGCTCGCCGAGGCGATGCCGATGCTTCATCTGGATGAGCCGCTCCGCTCGGCGTCGTGCCCACCGGAGGCAACCGACCCCGGGGCGGACGCGGTCCTGGTGTTCAGCTCGGGCACGACCGGGATGCCCAAAGCCGTTCGGCACACGCATGCCTCGCTGGCCGCCGCGGTCCGGCACTGGCGCGGCGCGCTGCGGCTCACCCCGGCGGACCGTCTGCAGGTGATGACGCCCCCGTCCCACATCCTCGGCCTCCTCAACATCGTGACAGCGCTGGACAGCGGGGCGTGGATCCGGCTGCATCCGCGCTTCGACATCGACACGATGCTGCGCCACATCGATGCCGACCGCATCACCATCGACATGGCGGTCGCCCCCATCGCGCTGGCGCTGGCCGCGCACCCCGGTCTGGAAGCCCATGACCTGTCGTCACTGCGGTACCTCATGTGGTGCGCCACGCCGGTCACCACCAGCGTGGCCCAGGCCGTCACCGAGCGCACCGGGGTCGCCTGGGTCACCGCCTACGGAGCCAGCGAACTGCCCGTCATCACCTGCAACGATCTGCCCGCGGCTCGCCTGGACACCGTGGGCCGTGCGGTCGACGGCGTGCACGTTCGGGTCGTCGACCCCGAGACCGGGACGCCGCTCGGCGCCGGCGCCGACGGGGAGATCCAGGTGCGCTCGGAGGCCGCGATGGCGGGCTATCTCCCGGAAAGCTCAACAGCAGAGGCGTTTTCGGAAGGGTGGTATCGCACCGGCGACATCGGCAACCTCGACGCCGACGGTCATCTGCGCATCACCGACCGCGCCCGCGAGATGATCAAGGTGCGCGGCTTCCAGGTCGCGCCCGCCGAGATCGAAGCGGTGCTGCACGGCCATGCCGCCGTCGAGGATTGCGCTGTGTTCGGTGTTCCGGCCCCTGACGGGGAGGCGATCGTCGCCGCCGTGACGGTGAGCAGGACCGTGGATCCCGACGCGTTGATCGCGGTCGTCGCCGATCGGCTGGCGTCCTACAAGCGGCCCAGCCGGGTGCTGATCGTCGACGAGATCCCGCGCCTGCCGTCGGGCAAGGTGTTGCGCCGAGTGCTACGGGAGCGGGAGATGGGCGCGTGTGCGAAGAGCGGAGGAAGCTGTGGACGTCCGTCTGACCAGTGA
- a CDS encoding acyl-CoA dehydrogenase family protein → MDVRLTSEQEQLRDAAAELAAELGPGSVAGLEDEVRLARLEKALDATGFRALRSDGASAVEVAIVAEEFGRRLVDVPFLGPVLTDDLQRRLGRTVAMSDAPPQSVDLTGSLVGVVESPPELSELSEEESGRWYALALATSAADILGAARGTHALATEYAKVREQYGSAIGSYQAVAHLLAEGLALIEGSISVVRHAAWAVDELPVAEAIDAARIAKIYCARAAMTVCETSIQVHGGIGNTWECLAHVYLRRVLAATEVWPAKLEELTIGLS, encoded by the coding sequence GTGGACGTCCGTCTGACCAGTGAACAGGAGCAGCTGCGCGATGCGGCCGCCGAGTTGGCGGCCGAGCTGGGACCCGGGTCGGTGGCCGGCCTCGAGGACGAGGTGCGCCTCGCACGGCTGGAGAAGGCACTGGACGCGACCGGCTTTCGCGCGCTGCGCTCCGACGGTGCGTCCGCCGTGGAGGTCGCGATCGTGGCCGAGGAGTTCGGCAGGCGGCTGGTCGACGTGCCGTTCCTGGGGCCGGTGCTCACCGACGACCTTCAGCGCAGGCTGGGGCGGACGGTCGCGATGAGCGATGCGCCGCCGCAGTCGGTGGATCTGACCGGCAGCCTGGTCGGCGTCGTCGAGTCACCGCCGGAACTGAGCGAGCTGTCCGAGGAGGAGTCGGGCCGCTGGTATGCCCTCGCGCTCGCGACGAGCGCCGCGGACATCCTCGGTGCGGCCCGGGGCACGCACGCGCTGGCGACCGAGTACGCCAAGGTGCGGGAGCAGTACGGCTCGGCGATCGGTTCCTATCAGGCGGTGGCGCATCTGCTCGCCGAAGGTCTGGCGCTGATCGAAGGGTCGATCAGCGTCGTGCGCCACGCCGCCTGGGCCGTCGACGAACTCCCGGTGGCCGAAGCGATCGACGCCGCGCGGATCGCCAAGATCTACTGCGCGCGGGCCGCGATGACTGTGTGCGAGACGTCGATTCAGGTGCACGGCGGGATCGGCAACACCTGGGAATGCCTGGCCCATGTCTATCTGCGCCGGGTCCTGGCCGCCACCGAGGTGTGGCCCGCCAAGCTGGAGGAGCTGACCATTGGACTTTCGTGA
- a CDS encoding acyl-CoA dehydrogenase family protein has product MDFRDSADEAAFRQRLRSWLIEQEGRFPTSGDAYWARAGEWHQALFDAGFFGTSWPKAYGGHDLPPVYDVIVDEEIAKAGAPARPSLGYLVVGLSHHGSEDLRRRFLPGMINGTERWCQGFSEPGAGSDLASLTTTAVRDDSGYVIHGHKIWTSYSDVADWCLLLARTDKTVPKHKGISAFIVNMHQSGIEQRPLKMISGVTREFGQVSFDGARVPAENMVGAPGEGWKLAMTVVSHEREPSTLGFSARYGKTVRQMASRVDGSPNAELLWAWVQTEMLRLHVRRRLSEQLDGLTHGPAGSLDKLLMTWVEQSVGHAALHTVGTGDEELFGAYMYSRAQSVMGGTSQIQKNIIAQRILGLGA; this is encoded by the coding sequence TTGGACTTTCGTGATTCCGCCGACGAAGCCGCGTTCCGGCAGCGCCTGCGGTCCTGGCTGATCGAGCAGGAGGGCAGGTTCCCGACGTCGGGCGACGCGTACTGGGCCAGGGCAGGGGAGTGGCACCAGGCACTGTTCGATGCGGGCTTCTTCGGCACGTCGTGGCCGAAGGCGTACGGCGGTCATGACCTGCCGCCGGTCTACGACGTGATCGTCGACGAGGAGATCGCCAAGGCCGGTGCGCCGGCCCGGCCGAGTCTGGGCTACCTCGTCGTCGGCCTGAGTCACCATGGCAGCGAGGATCTTCGGCGACGCTTCCTGCCCGGCATGATCAACGGCACCGAACGGTGGTGCCAGGGTTTCTCCGAACCGGGTGCGGGATCCGATCTCGCCTCGCTGACGACCACGGCCGTTCGGGACGACTCCGGTTACGTGATCCACGGACACAAGATCTGGACGAGCTACTCCGACGTCGCCGACTGGTGCCTGCTGCTCGCGCGCACCGACAAGACCGTGCCCAAACACAAGGGCATCTCGGCGTTCATCGTGAACATGCACCAGTCCGGCATCGAGCAACGTCCGTTGAAGATGATCAGCGGCGTGACCCGAGAGTTCGGTCAGGTGAGCTTCGACGGCGCCCGGGTGCCCGCCGAGAACATGGTCGGCGCGCCCGGCGAGGGATGGAAGCTGGCCATGACGGTGGTCAGCCATGAGCGGGAGCCCTCGACCCTGGGGTTCTCCGCACGGTACGGAAAGACGGTGCGCCAGATGGCTTCCCGGGTCGACGGCTCGCCGAACGCCGAGCTGCTGTGGGCGTGGGTCCAGACCGAGATGCTGCGACTGCACGTGCGCAGACGGCTCTCCGAGCAGCTCGACGGCCTGACCCACGGTCCTGCGGGGTCGCTGGACAAGCTGCTGATGACCTGGGTGGAGCAGTCCGTCGGCCACGCCGCGCTGCACACCGTCGGCACCGGCGACGAGGAGCTGTTCGGCGCCTACATGTACAGCCGCGCCCAGAGCGTGATGGGCGGCACGTCGCAGATCCAGAAGAACATCATCGCGCAACGCATCCTCGGACTGGGGGCCTAG